A genomic stretch from Acidobacteriota bacterium includes:
- a CDS encoding alpha/beta hydrolase, whose amino-acid sequence MPDRHENHAARTVAPASPSRRRFLRETAAALAAAPFVRPAFALGQPAVRPAPGLPAPHFVTTNGIRMAVYERGEGLPVVFVHGFPELAYSWRNQFRSYPAAGLRAIAPDMRGYGLTDRPAEVDGYAIPSLCADLVGLLDALDIERALFCGHDWGGAAVWTMPRLYPDRVLGVIGVNTPAFGGQAPSAPAEEPLIVFTENYYATTFLEPGRAEAVFSRDVRRALEMIFRRGWYWDVENMRGYPPDSAEKTMDMLRMIEEDNYRGELILPADVLDYWVETFEATGFTGGLNYYRANIGRGGGTPRPTGDIDVPCLYVGAENDTILRPSSSDAMPSFIPDLERRVIADCGHWTQQEQPEEFDRLTLDWIRRKFRSA is encoded by the coding sequence TTGCCTGACCGCCACGAGAACCACGCCGCCCGCACCGTCGCCCCGGCATCCCCATCGCGCCGCCGCTTCCTGCGGGAAACGGCGGCCGCGCTTGCCGCGGCGCCCTTCGTCCGCCCGGCGTTCGCCCTCGGGCAGCCCGCCGTGCGCCCGGCGCCCGGCCTGCCGGCGCCGCACTTCGTCACCACCAACGGGATCAGGATGGCGGTGTACGAACGGGGCGAGGGCCTGCCGGTGGTCTTCGTGCACGGCTTCCCGGAGCTGGCGTACTCGTGGCGCAACCAGTTCCGCTCCTACCCGGCGGCCGGCCTGCGGGCCATCGCCCCGGACATGCGCGGCTACGGGCTGACCGACCGGCCCGCGGAGGTCGACGGGTACGCCATCCCGAGCCTCTGCGCGGACCTGGTCGGCCTGCTCGACGCCCTCGACATCGAGCGCGCGCTGTTCTGCGGCCACGATTGGGGCGGCGCGGCGGTCTGGACCATGCCGCGGCTCTACCCGGACCGGGTGCTCGGCGTCATCGGCGTGAACACGCCGGCGTTCGGCGGACAGGCGCCAAGCGCGCCGGCCGAGGAGCCGCTGATCGTCTTCACCGAGAACTACTACGCCACCACGTTCCTGGAGCCGGGCCGGGCCGAGGCGGTCTTCTCCCGCGACGTGCGGCGGGCGCTGGAGATGATCTTCCGCCGGGGATGGTACTGGGACGTCGAGAACATGCGCGGCTACCCGCCCGACTCGGCCGAGAAGACGATGGACATGCTGCGGATGATCGAGGAGGACAACTACCGGGGGGAGCTCATCCTGCCCGCCGACGTCCTCGACTACTGGGTGGAGACCTTCGAGGCGACCGGGTTCACCGGCGGGCTCAACTACTACCGGGCGAACATCGGCCGCGGCGGCGGGACGCCCCGGCCGACCGGCGACATCGACGTCCCCTGCCTCTACGTCGGCGCGGAGAACGACACGATCCTGCGTCCCTCGTCGTCCGACGCCATGCCGTCGTTCATTCCCGACCTCGAGCGCCGCGTCATCGCCGACTGCGGCCACTGGACGCAGCAGGAGCAGCCGGAGGAGTTCGACCGGCTGACGCTCGACTGGATCCGCCGCAAGTTCCGTTCAGCATGA
- a CDS encoding PIN domain nuclease, with the protein MLIVDTSLWIDVLRNADKRGALEAAISGDDVFLTRFTQIELLAGAPREEQWHRLATYLDGQRYLEPEPDTWRQAARTFFELHRLGTPAHSPIDCCIAEIAIAHKALLLHHDQDFGLIAALRPLQERWLEL; encoded by the coding sequence TGGATCGACGTGCTGCGCAACGCGGACAAGCGGGGCGCGCTCGAAGCAGCGATCAGTGGAGACGATGTCTTTCTCACCCGCTTCACGCAGATCGAGCTCCTCGCGGGCGCCCCGCGCGAGGAGCAGTGGCACCGGCTGGCGACCTATCTCGACGGGCAGCGCTACCTGGAGCCCGAGCCCGACACCTGGCGGCAGGCGGCGCGGACCTTCTTCGAGCTGCACCGTCTCGGAACGCCCGCGCACAGCCCCATCGACTGCTGCATCGCCGAGATTGCGATCGCGCACAAGGCGCTGCTGCTCCACCACGACCAGGACTTCGGACTCATCGCGGCGCTGCGCCCGCTGCAGGAACGCTGGCTGGAGCTGTAG
- a CDS encoding helix-turn-helix transcriptional regulator gives MGGSVESVGGGCGVGRHRWWPNPSIISPAAAARETAGFLDADRVEPNRVTACRRGRGRAALTPWRKSRCQPRRIVEGEHPVRVWRTHRGMTARSLAVAAGIPSSYLSAIERGVKPGSVKALKSLATALDVPLDDLV, from the coding sequence ATGGGAGGCTCCGTGGAAAGTGTCGGTGGTGGATGCGGCGTCGGCCGGCACCGGTGGTGGCCGAACCCATCGATCATATCGCCCGCCGCCGCGGCGAGGGAAACGGCGGGATTCCTCGATGCGGATCGCGTCGAGCCGAACCGGGTGACGGCCTGTCGCCGCGGACGCGGGCGAGCAGCTCTGACGCCGTGGCGCAAGAGCCGGTGCCAGCCACGCCGCATTGTCGAAGGGGAACACCCCGTGCGCGTCTGGCGCACGCACCGCGGCATGACCGCCCGCTCGCTGGCCGTCGCCGCGGGCATCCCAAGCTCCTACCTCTCCGCCATCGAGCGCGGCGTGAAGCCCGGATCGGTGAAGGCGCTCAAGAGCCTCGCCACCGCTCTGGACGTGCCGTTGGACGATCTCGTGTGA
- a CDS encoding TonB-dependent receptor: MPSRVLASGVGLALALTFAPGAFGQGRQTGAIGGAAVDSQGLSLPGVTVTVSSPSLQGTRTAVTDINGNYSLPQLPPGAYSVVFTLSGFDDVEEEATVPLGGEVGVNAVLAPAGVTEMVQVVGVVPAEIQTTETASNMVVDEVNALPMGRSPFAIAAVQPGLNTNTPNGGQLAVNGSFAYDNVYLIDGVDTNDNLFGTSNSLYVADAIEETQVLTSGISAEYGRFSGGVVNVITKSGGNTFSGSWRTNYDNPTWEGLNPYEVENEVEREDVLNQTHEATLGGPIARDRLWFFTSYRRARTTDSDSFGQTGISYSERANNDRNQIKLTATLAPGHTLSGQYMRNYTAQFGRPSFSAFSITPDVLNDATRPNDLYVTTWRGGVSRNVFAEAQVSQKRFGFRGGGGSETAIGHSPFITLTQELGHYNAPYFDATDPEDRNNLQVTGNVTWYRGTERFGSHNVKVGFESYRSTRTGGNSQTSTGYVFDADYKVDANGDPVLVNNRLTPVFSPFESLIENWIPSRGARIDINTSSFFINDNWSLNDHFSFNLGLRGEYVSSEATPGDITTVDTRAIVPRLAASYDPLGDGRYSIQATYSQYSGKYSEAQFAENTNVGNPSLLLGVYTGPPHECPGLPNATALDCPGLDPANYFTVLGRFPTQNVFTGERLNSPVTEEFTLSTGATLGRRGHFQVTYVRRRARSFVEDYQDLTTGTTVLTDPDTGDEYGEFTNKFYRNPGDLGDDPDVLQRNYDGLQFETRYQLFDDLLLNGSWTTQLRNEGNFDGEGTNTPGVSSVYGDWPEISPADRFYPWGRLDDYQKQRVRVWGIYTLGVGSFGNLDIGAFWRYDSAENYSLASSSFRVTPEQQAILDELGYIDGPSSRTLYYSDGRGSELYNGSGRFDLSLHYDIPVWRRLRPWVKIEWYNLTNNDKLLYFNTTVRPDFDGPLDALGIPTAYIEGDRFGEATAAGDYRSARSFLIAWGFRF, translated from the coding sequence ATGCCATCGAGAGTGCTCGCATCGGGGGTCGGTCTTGCGCTGGCCCTCACGTTCGCGCCCGGTGCTTTCGGGCAGGGCCGCCAGACCGGCGCCATCGGCGGCGCCGCCGTCGATTCGCAGGGACTCTCGCTTCCCGGCGTCACCGTCACCGTGAGCTCACCGTCCCTGCAGGGGACACGAACCGCCGTCACCGACATCAACGGCAACTATTCGCTGCCGCAGCTCCCGCCGGGAGCCTACTCGGTGGTGTTCACGCTGTCCGGCTTCGACGACGTCGAGGAGGAGGCGACCGTCCCGCTCGGCGGCGAGGTGGGCGTCAACGCCGTCCTGGCGCCGGCCGGCGTGACCGAGATGGTGCAGGTGGTGGGCGTGGTCCCGGCGGAGATCCAGACCACGGAGACCGCCTCGAACATGGTGGTCGACGAAGTGAACGCGTTGCCGATGGGCCGCTCGCCGTTCGCCATCGCCGCGGTGCAGCCCGGTTTGAATACGAACACGCCCAACGGGGGCCAGCTCGCGGTCAACGGCTCGTTCGCCTACGACAACGTCTACCTGATCGACGGCGTGGACACGAACGACAACCTCTTCGGGACCTCGAACAGCCTCTACGTCGCCGACGCGATCGAAGAGACGCAGGTCCTCACCTCCGGAATCTCCGCCGAGTACGGGCGGTTCTCCGGCGGTGTGGTCAACGTCATCACGAAGAGCGGCGGCAACACCTTCTCGGGCAGTTGGCGGACGAACTACGACAACCCGACCTGGGAAGGGCTCAACCCCTACGAGGTCGAGAACGAAGTGGAGCGGGAGGACGTCCTGAACCAGACGCACGAGGCGACGCTGGGAGGCCCGATCGCGCGCGACCGCCTCTGGTTCTTCACCTCGTACCGCCGGGCCCGGACCACCGACAGCGACAGCTTCGGGCAGACCGGCATCTCGTACAGCGAGCGGGCCAACAACGACCGGAACCAGATCAAGCTGACCGCGACGCTCGCGCCGGGGCACACGCTCTCCGGCCAGTACATGCGGAACTACACGGCCCAGTTCGGCCGTCCCTCGTTCTCGGCGTTCAGCATCACGCCCGACGTGCTGAACGACGCGACGCGGCCGAACGACCTGTACGTGACGACCTGGCGCGGCGGCGTCAGCCGCAACGTCTTCGCCGAGGCGCAGGTGTCGCAGAAGCGGTTCGGCTTCCGGGGGGGCGGCGGCAGCGAGACCGCCATCGGGCACTCGCCGTTCATCACCCTGACGCAGGAGCTGGGGCACTACAACGCACCCTATTTCGATGCGACCGACCCCGAGGATCGCAACAACCTGCAGGTGACCGGCAACGTCACGTGGTACCGCGGCACCGAGCGGTTCGGTTCGCACAACGTGAAGGTCGGTTTCGAAAGCTACCGGTCCACGCGCACCGGCGGCAACTCGCAGACGTCGACCGGCTACGTCTTCGACGCCGACTACAAGGTGGACGCCAACGGCGATCCGGTCCTCGTGAACAACCGGCTGACCCCGGTGTTCTCCCCCTTCGAGTCGCTCATCGAGAACTGGATCCCCTCGCGCGGCGCGCGGATCGACATCAACACGTCGTCGTTCTTCATCAACGACAACTGGTCGCTCAACGACCACTTCTCGTTCAACCTGGGCCTGCGCGGCGAGTACGTCTCGAGCGAGGCGACGCCGGGCGACATCACGACCGTCGACACGCGGGCCATCGTTCCGCGCCTGGCCGCCTCGTACGACCCGCTCGGCGACGGCCGCTACTCGATTCAGGCGACCTACAGCCAGTACTCCGGGAAGTACAGCGAGGCGCAGTTCGCCGAGAACACCAACGTCGGCAACCCGAGCCTGCTGCTGGGTGTCTACACCGGGCCGCCGCACGAGTGCCCGGGCCTGCCGAACGCCACCGCGCTCGACTGCCCGGGTCTCGACCCGGCCAACTACTTCACCGTCCTGGGCCGCTTCCCGACGCAGAACGTCTTCACCGGTGAACGCCTCAATTCGCCCGTCACCGAGGAGTTCACGCTGTCGACCGGCGCCACGCTCGGCAGACGCGGGCACTTCCAGGTGACCTACGTCCGACGCCGCGCCCGCAGCTTCGTGGAGGATTACCAGGACCTGACGACGGGAACGACGGTGCTGACGGATCCGGACACCGGGGACGAGTACGGCGAGTTCACGAACAAGTTCTACCGGAACCCCGGCGACCTGGGGGACGATCCCGACGTTCTGCAGCGGAACTACGACGGACTGCAGTTCGAGACGCGTTACCAGTTGTTCGACGACCTGCTGCTGAACGGATCCTGGACGACCCAACTCCGCAACGAGGGGAACTTCGACGGCGAGGGCACCAACACGCCCGGCGTCTCGTCGGTCTACGGCGACTGGCCCGAGATTTCGCCGGCGGACCGGTTCTACCCCTGGGGCCGCCTCGACGACTACCAGAAGCAACGGGTGCGCGTCTGGGGCATCTATACCCTCGGCGTGGGATCGTTCGGCAATCTCGACATCGGCGCCTTCTGGCGCTACGACTCGGCGGAGAACTACAGCCTGGCGTCGAGCAGCTTCCGCGTGACGCCGGAGCAGCAGGCGATTCTCGACGAGCTCGGCTACATCGACGGTCCGTCCTCGCGCACGCTCTACTACTCGGACGGGCGCGGGTCCGAGCTCTACAACGGCTCCGGCCGGTTCGACCTGTCGCTGCACTACGACATCCCCGTCTGGCGGCGCCTGCGGCCGTGGGTGAAGATCGAGTGGTACAACCTGACGAACAACGACAAGCTGCTCTACTTCAACACTACGGTCCGGCCCGATTTCGACGGCCCGCTGGACGCACTCGGGATCCCGACCGCGTACATCGAGGGAGACCGCTTCGGCGAAGCGACCGCGGCCGGCGACTACCGTTCCGCCCGGTCGTTCCTGATCGCCTGGGGCTTCCGCTTCTAG